GATTATCAGGTGCGCCGCCGGCGCTGACCTTGCCGAGATTCTCGACATGCTCCAGTTCAAGTTTTGAAAGCTGTTCAGCCAGTTCGACATCACTGAGCTGCGCAACTTCTGATGCACGAAAAATTGCCATTTAGAAATCCTCCTCTGCCGGAACATCCTCTGTGGCTT
The sequence above is a segment of the Methanoplanus limicola DSM 2279 genome. Coding sequences within it:
- the rpmC gene encoding 50S ribosomal protein L29: MAIFRASEVAQLSDVELAEQLSKLELEHVENLGKVSAGGAPDNPGRIREIRRTVARIKTEQNKRRNEA